One genomic segment of Paenibacillus sp. FSL H8-0332 includes these proteins:
- a CDS encoding HAMP domain-containing sensor histidine kinase yields MRAFNRLMLWTVLIGLTLIAALNGYVSYKKTQEPGKAYRVEINRILDEVRSGIRPEDIVLDQNRYTYVNGLSWIGKGEGAEAVQQFFAGTDIAGTHEFMIKPVYEEQQLAGYLRFSYRMPGPDYSIPLVLNLFLLAALGAVMVLLFYIRKQILRPFHILQELPYELSRGQVNIGMKEHRSRFFGRFIWGLDLLRQTLDAQKQTNLRLEKDRQTLVASLSHELKTPVATIRLYASALEGSLYDSEVKRHTAARLIGQQAEQLEQLIGGMITASVSSLQNIQVVPGEFYISGLIRTVIHNHKGRLELLKTELEVGEYQDKLLLGDEERLLEVLNNLIENAIKYGDGKSISITFREEDYRQLIVIENSGAPLLLSELPHIFTSFWRGSNADGKPGNGLGLFICKQLLQKMGGDIFTEPLERGMRFVLVLRY; encoded by the coding sequence ATGAGGGCATTTAACAGGCTGATGCTCTGGACGGTTCTTATCGGGTTGACGCTGATCGCCGCTCTGAACGGATATGTATCCTACAAGAAGACACAAGAGCCAGGTAAGGCATACCGGGTAGAGATCAACCGGATCTTAGACGAGGTGAGGAGCGGAATTCGGCCGGAGGATATCGTGCTGGATCAGAACCGTTATACATACGTGAACGGATTAAGCTGGATAGGGAAGGGTGAGGGGGCGGAGGCTGTCCAGCAGTTTTTTGCCGGTACAGACATTGCGGGAACCCATGAGTTCATGATCAAACCTGTCTATGAAGAGCAGCAATTGGCGGGGTATTTACGCTTCTCTTACCGGATGCCCGGGCCGGACTACAGTATTCCGCTGGTGCTGAATCTGTTCCTGCTGGCGGCGCTTGGAGCGGTGATGGTGTTGCTGTTCTATATCCGCAAGCAGATTCTGCGGCCGTTCCATATCTTGCAGGAATTACCCTATGAGTTATCCAGAGGTCAGGTGAACATAGGCATGAAGGAGCACCGGAGCCGGTTCTTCGGCCGGTTCATCTGGGGGCTGGATCTGCTGCGGCAGACACTGGATGCCCAGAAGCAGACCAATCTCCGCCTGGAAAAAGACCGCCAGACCCTCGTCGCCTCCCTGTCGCATGAGCTCAAAACACCCGTCGCCACGATCAGGCTCTATGCCAGCGCCCTGGAGGGCAGTCTGTATGACAGCGAAGTCAAGCGGCACACAGCCGCCCGGCTGATCGGCCAGCAAGCAGAGCAACTGGAGCAGCTGATTGGCGGTATGATTACCGCTTCAGTCTCCTCTTTGCAGAATATACAGGTTGTTCCGGGAGAGTTCTATATCAGCGGACTGATCCGCACCGTCATCCATAACCACAAGGGACGGCTGGAGCTGCTGAAGACGGAGCTGGAGGTAGGAGAATATCAGGACAAGCTGCTGCTTGGGGATGAAGAGCGGCTGCTTGAGGTGCTGAACAATCTGATTGAGAATGCCATCAAGTATGGAGACGGGAAGTCCATCTCTATTACCTTCCGTGAGGAGGATTACCGCCAGCTGATCGTCATTGAGAATTCGGGGGCCCCGCTGCTCCTGAGCGAGCTGCCCCACATCTTCACCAGCTTCTGGCGCGGCTCCAACGCCGATGGCAAGCCGGGCAACGGCCTGGGTCTCTTCATCTGCAAGCAGCTGCTACAGAAGATGGGCGGCGATATCTTCACGGAGCCGCTGGAGCGGGGGATGCGGTTTGTGCTGGTGCTGCGGTATTGA
- a CDS encoding aldo/keto reductase, producing MKYRELGNTGLSVSEVSFGTWAIGGDWGSSKDEDGLRGLEAAMEQGVNFFDTADVYGGGHAEELLAKATRGKQDEIHIATKFCRAGDIHDPENYSTRRISEYCEQSLRRLEREAIDLYQIHCPPIEILRDGSVFAALDQLKAEGKIRHYGVSVETIEEGLLCLEYPGVAALQVIFNLFRQQPAQVLLPQAAAKGAGILVRLPLASGLLTGKFTASSTFQENDHRRFNANGEQFNVGETFAGLPFGKGVELAQKLDWIAEGRGNMARASMRWILDHPAVSCVIPGFKNEAQVNDNLATLDVPSFSPGDMERLAAFYQSEVVPHIRGEV from the coding sequence ATGAAATACCGCGAACTGGGAAATACGGGTCTGTCTGTTAGTGAGGTCAGCTTTGGCACTTGGGCGATTGGCGGGGATTGGGGCAGCAGCAAGGATGAAGACGGGCTGAGAGGCTTAGAGGCGGCGATGGAGCAGGGCGTGAATTTCTTCGATACCGCAGATGTCTATGGCGGCGGCCATGCGGAGGAGCTGCTCGCCAAGGCGACCCGGGGCAAGCAGGATGAGATACATATTGCCACGAAGTTCTGCCGCGCCGGAGATATCCATGACCCGGAGAATTACTCCACGCGCCGGATCAGTGAATACTGTGAGCAGAGCCTGCGGCGTCTGGAGCGGGAAGCGATTGATCTGTATCAGATCCATTGTCCGCCGATAGAGATTCTGCGCGATGGCAGTGTGTTCGCAGCGCTGGACCAGTTGAAGGCCGAGGGTAAAATCCGTCACTACGGTGTCAGCGTAGAAACTATCGAGGAGGGCTTGCTCTGCCTGGAGTATCCTGGCGTTGCGGCGCTTCAGGTGATCTTCAATCTGTTCCGGCAGCAGCCGGCACAGGTGCTATTGCCGCAGGCTGCGGCCAAGGGTGCAGGAATTCTGGTGCGCCTGCCGCTGGCCAGCGGTCTCTTGACCGGCAAGTTCACGGCGTCCAGTACCTTCCAGGAGAACGACCACCGCAGGTTCAACGCGAACGGGGAGCAGTTCAATGTGGGCGAGACCTTTGCCGGTCTGCCTTTTGGTAAGGGAGTGGAGCTGGCGCAGAAGCTGGATTGGATCGCTGAAGGACGCGGTAATATGGCACGGGCCTCCATGCGCTGGATTCTGGATCATCCGGCAGTCAGCTGCGTGATTCCGGGCTTCAAGAATGAGGCTCAGGTAAATGATAATCTGGCCACACTGGATGTACCCTCCTTCAGCCCAGGGGATATGGAGCGCCTGGCTGCCTTTTACCAGTCAGAGGTGGTTCCGCATATCCGTGGAGAGGTGTAG
- a CDS encoding DHHA1 domain-containing protein yields the protein MTKKLYYDSAYIQEWSTVITSAMEREDGIYVKLAETAFYPHGGGQPCDTGTIGGIAVLDVVLEDQEVLHKVAQLPGQTEVECVIDWTRRFDHMQQHSGQHLLSAVFRELYQALTLSFHLGSVYATIDLEMQELSATQLAEAEQEVNRQIYLNRAITSYFVTAEEMARLPLVKLPKVTEDIRIVEIEGVEHNACGGTHVSSTGAIGMIKLLRSEKQKGNIRITFKCGNRALDEFNDSLQILSKLSVKFNTGKDEIIDRIEKWEQEQKQLQTELAAMKELNDSYLARELLSSVEAGCQVITHISDNRPLKDLQSLAAKLTAQTELPVLLLSAAENKAVLAHSGSADFSCGAFFKAHLGEYHGKGGGSDKLAQAGFPSWEAAQAFYDFARQQF from the coding sequence ATGACCAAGAAGCTATATTATGATTCAGCTTATATTCAAGAATGGAGTACCGTGATCACCTCCGCGATGGAGCGTGAAGACGGGATCTATGTGAAGCTTGCAGAGACGGCCTTCTACCCGCACGGCGGTGGACAGCCTTGTGATACGGGAACCATCGGCGGGATTGCTGTACTGGATGTGGTGCTGGAGGATCAGGAGGTGCTGCATAAGGTAGCACAGCTTCCCGGGCAGACTGAAGTTGAATGCGTAATCGACTGGACACGGAGATTCGACCATATGCAGCAGCATAGCGGCCAGCATCTGCTGTCGGCGGTATTCCGCGAGCTGTATCAGGCATTGACACTGAGCTTCCATCTGGGCAGCGTCTATGCCACGATTGACCTCGAAATGCAGGAACTGTCAGCGACGCAGCTGGCGGAGGCTGAACAAGAGGTGAACCGTCAGATCTATCTGAACCGCGCAATTACCAGCTACTTTGTGACTGCAGAGGAAATGGCCAGACTGCCGCTGGTGAAGCTGCCCAAGGTAACGGAGGATATTCGGATTGTTGAGATTGAGGGTGTGGAGCACAATGCCTGTGGAGGAACCCATGTCTCTTCGACCGGTGCTATAGGAATGATTAAGCTGCTGCGGTCCGAGAAGCAGAAGGGCAATATCCGGATTACCTTCAAATGCGGCAACCGCGCGCTGGATGAATTCAATGATAGTCTCCAAATCCTGAGTAAGCTGTCTGTTAAATTTAATACCGGCAAGGACGAAATCATCGACCGGATAGAGAAGTGGGAGCAAGAGCAGAAGCAGCTTCAGACTGAACTGGCTGCCATGAAGGAGCTGAACGATAGTTATCTGGCCCGCGAGCTGTTATCTTCTGTGGAAGCTGGCTGCCAGGTGATCACCCATATCTCCGATAACAGGCCGCTTAAGGATTTGCAGAGTCTTGCGGCGAAGCTGACGGCGCAGACTGAGCTTCCGGTGCTGCTGCTGAGTGCGGCGGAGAATAAGGCAGTGCTCGCGCATAGCGGATCTGCGGATTTCTCGTGCGGCGCCTTCTTCAAGGCTCACCTGGGCGAATACCACGGCAAAGGCGGGGGCAGCGACAAGCTGGCTCAGGCCGGATTCCCTTCATGGGAAGCGGCGCAGGCGTTCTATGATTTTGCCAGACAGCAGTTCTAA
- a CDS encoding ABC transporter permease, whose protein sequence is MFLTILKKDLRRKKVMNTVLLILIILASTLAASSSSLMYSTSSALDSFIETSKVADLNVTLANTPRYNTAVQDWVKQEKKVEAAYTERQISLSLEQITMPEGRKSFSGNISFVLATIPEQVNRVFGENNEPYKLQPGELGLPASLMLSSGIQAGEQLMIQFGGIKRTFTVNGYFKDAFMGADLLGLKRILLSTEDFREIEKQLPEDTLMNLWSFMAVPGVDSTEISVSFANSDLPVNFEVDKALVTMTYMTDRIISAMMFAISVFLIFIAFLTLRFTIVSTLQDEYKEIGVMKAIGFRSRAIKQLYLTKYTGLACLGGILGLGISLPLTTLMSRRTSQYMILPGGSTSIMISALSTVVMIAFILLFCLLCMRKINKASAIDAIRQGQTGERFKASRSIHLHRSRFLPPPFFLALSDVMNRLKSYTALILTLILSTAIILIPVNLTNTIVTPKFLEYFGTVGADFYTKSVIAEKTVEQIRQEKELLTQRLKDQGFEVTLAANYAVLTKYISDNGQENRRINGQKNDQNVSVEILEGTAPILGNEIAITTIMSEKYGKQVGDNITFEIDGVPGTFMISGLFQSISNEGYAVWIARDYELKMVSTYLFSGDLQTPEPEKAAMMKAIQQQFPEQGIKTSLEMLEEITGGFMGQLQSINALLTAIICLITFFITSLFVRLMIAKEVYGIAVMKSIGFTNAAIRLWQVLRILIIMAVSLVLGVIAANTLGGRLLGLIFRIFGLTSLEMNILPLQVYLWYPLLILAVVMLAVYTSCGQIKRVQIWNMNKE, encoded by the coding sequence GTGTTCCTGACTATTCTAAAAAAGGATTTGCGGCGTAAAAAGGTGATGAATACCGTTCTGCTCATACTCATTATCCTGGCCTCGACACTCGCCGCAAGCAGCTCCAGCCTGATGTATTCCACCTCCAGTGCCCTGGACAGCTTCATTGAAACCAGCAAGGTGGCGGACCTCAATGTTACGCTGGCCAATACGCCCCGCTATAATACGGCAGTGCAGGACTGGGTGAAGCAGGAGAAGAAGGTGGAAGCTGCTTATACAGAGCGGCAAATTAGTCTGTCACTGGAGCAGATTACGATGCCTGAAGGCCGCAAGAGCTTTTCCGGAAATATAAGCTTCGTGTTGGCTACTATTCCAGAACAGGTGAACCGGGTCTTCGGTGAAAACAATGAGCCTTACAAGCTTCAGCCAGGGGAGCTCGGCCTTCCGGCCAGTCTGATGCTGAGCAGCGGTATCCAGGCGGGTGAGCAGCTAATGATCCAGTTCGGCGGGATCAAGAGAACGTTCACGGTGAACGGTTACTTCAAGGATGCATTCATGGGGGCTGATCTGCTGGGCCTGAAGCGTATCCTGTTGTCTACAGAGGATTTCAGAGAAATAGAGAAGCAGCTGCCCGAAGATACGCTGATGAATCTATGGAGCTTCATGGCGGTGCCGGGTGTAGATTCAACTGAGATATCCGTTTCCTTTGCGAACAGTGATCTGCCAGTTAACTTTGAAGTCGATAAGGCTCTGGTGACGATGACTTATATGACCGACCGGATTATCTCTGCGATGATGTTCGCGATCAGCGTCTTCCTGATCTTCATTGCCTTTCTTACCCTGCGGTTCACGATTGTCTCCACCCTGCAGGATGAATACAAGGAGATTGGCGTTATGAAAGCAATCGGGTTCAGATCCCGGGCGATTAAGCAGCTCTATTTGACAAAATACACAGGTCTGGCCTGCCTTGGCGGCATTCTCGGGCTCGGCATCAGTCTCCCGCTTACAACGCTGATGTCCCGGCGGACTTCACAGTATATGATTCTGCCCGGAGGCAGCACCAGTATCATGATCTCGGCGCTCAGCACGGTGGTCATGATCGCTTTCATTCTGTTGTTCTGCTTACTCTGCATGCGCAAGATTAACAAGGCATCGGCTATTGATGCGATCCGGCAAGGCCAGACCGGGGAACGCTTCAAGGCTTCCCGGAGCATTCATCTCCATCGCAGCCGCTTCCTGCCGCCCCCGTTCTTCCTCGCTCTGAGCGATGTGATGAACCGGTTGAAGAGTTACACTGCTCTTATATTGACGCTGATCTTAAGCACGGCGATTATCCTGATTCCGGTCAATCTGACCAATACGATCGTTACTCCTAAATTCCTGGAATATTTCGGTACGGTCGGTGCAGACTTTTATACCAAGTCAGTGATTGCAGAGAAGACCGTGGAACAGATCCGGCAGGAAAAAGAGCTCCTCACGCAACGCCTGAAGGATCAGGGCTTCGAGGTCACGCTTGCCGCGAATTATGCGGTATTGACCAAATATATCTCCGATAACGGGCAGGAGAACCGGCGGATTAACGGCCAGAAGAATGATCAGAACGTGTCGGTTGAGATTCTGGAGGGAACGGCCCCGATTCTGGGGAATGAAATCGCCATTACGACCATCATGTCCGAGAAGTACGGGAAGCAGGTCGGCGACAATATCACGTTTGAAATTGACGGGGTACCCGGTACCTTCATGATCAGCGGACTGTTCCAGAGTATCTCCAACGAGGGGTATGCGGTCTGGATTGCCCGGGACTATGAGCTGAAGATGGTATCGACTTATCTGTTCTCCGGCGATCTCCAGACTCCAGAGCCAGAGAAGGCCGCGATGATGAAGGCCATTCAGCAGCAGTTCCCGGAACAAGGTATCAAAACATCGCTCGAAATGCTGGAAGAGATCACCGGCGGCTTCATGGGCCAGCTCCAAAGCATCAATGCGCTGCTTACAGCAATCATCTGCTTGATTACGTTCTTCATCACCAGCCTGTTCGTCAGACTGATGATTGCGAAGGAAGTGTACGGCATCGCGGTCATGAAAAGCATCGGCTTCACGAATGCCGCTATCCGGCTGTGGCAGGTATTGCGTATTCTGATCATCATGGCTGTCTCGCTGGTTCTGGGTGTGATCGCTGCGAATACCCTCGGCGGCCGCCTGCTGGGTCTCATCTTCCGGATCTTCGGCCTGACGAGCCTGGAGATGAATATACTCCCGCTTCAGGTCTATCTATGGTATCCGCTGCTGATCCTGGCCGTTGTTATGCTGGCCGTATACACCAGCTGCGGCCAAATCAAGCGTGTGCAGATCTGGAATATGAATAAGGAATAA
- a CDS encoding AAA family ATPase yields the protein MKRLAILTVGKTHSGKTTFARELERCLPESVVIDRDDLAEFINTRYESLLPKQGANTLKDALTRTLVDYAVHESEQHIIMCNANSNKEGRLRMLDWFHQKGLVSVLVYFNLPDEMLYSRIASSERSTTILRKSNSFDVLLTRQIADSHKGLAQPPTESESEHLFVINDSDEVPGTIQQIVQLAGGK from the coding sequence ATGAAGAGGTTAGCAATCCTTACAGTCGGTAAAACGCATAGCGGGAAGACCACATTTGCCAGAGAATTAGAGCGGTGCTTACCTGAATCAGTTGTTATTGACCGGGATGATCTGGCTGAATTCATCAATACCCGGTACGAAAGTCTGCTGCCCAAGCAGGGGGCGAATACGCTCAAGGACGCCCTGACCCGAACGTTAGTGGATTATGCCGTTCATGAGTCGGAGCAGCACATTATCATGTGTAACGCTAACTCCAATAAGGAAGGCCGACTGCGAATGCTGGATTGGTTTCACCAGAAGGGATTGGTTAGTGTGCTGGTATATTTCAACTTGCCTGATGAGATGCTGTATTCGCGTATAGCGAGTAGTGAACGGAGTACAACTATCCTTAGAAAATCAAACAGCTTCGACGTATTGCTGACCCGGCAAATCGCGGATTCACATAAGGGACTGGCGCAGCCGCCAACGGAGAGTGAATCGGAGCATCTGTTTGTAATCAACGACAGCGATGAAGTACCCGGCACGATTCAGCAGATCGTCCAGCTTGCAGGCGGGAAGTGA
- a CDS encoding TSUP family transporter — translation MEDWTLSMVLILVVCGFLAGLIDSVVGGGGLIAIPALLSVGIPLPLLLGSSKLAGSMCSLTSTASFVRSGKINFKLVRTLIPLSVIGAMAGTLTVRQVPSEFLKPLVIVMLIVITIYTLFKKAWGDVSTFSASNGKLRLAGSMAALVIGFYDGFFGPGTGSFLIFAFLMMGFEFVTAAGNAKILNFASNITSLLTFIALGSVSYTHGLILGIPMVIGAIVGSRMAIRNGAAYIRPLFITVTVILIGKQIWDTMH, via the coding sequence ATGGAAGACTGGACGCTCAGTATGGTTCTTATATTGGTGGTATGCGGATTTCTGGCCGGATTAATTGATTCTGTAGTGGGCGGCGGCGGACTGATCGCGATTCCGGCACTGCTGTCGGTGGGGATTCCGCTTCCCTTGCTGCTCGGCAGCAGCAAATTGGCCGGATCGATGTGTTCGCTGACCAGCACCGCCTCGTTCGTGCGTTCCGGCAAAATCAATTTCAAGCTGGTCCGCACCCTCATCCCGTTATCCGTCATTGGGGCGATGGCCGGAACGCTGACTGTCCGTCAGGTGCCTTCCGAGTTCCTGAAGCCGCTGGTGATCGTGATGCTGATCGTAATTACAATCTATACCTTGTTCAAAAAAGCCTGGGGAGACGTCTCCACCTTCTCTGCAAGCAACGGTAAATTACGTCTGGCGGGAAGCATGGCAGCGCTGGTTATAGGCTTCTATGACGGGTTTTTCGGCCCGGGAACGGGGTCGTTTCTGATTTTTGCTTTTCTGATGATGGGGTTTGAATTTGTCACCGCCGCAGGCAACGCCAAGATCCTGAATTTTGCCAGCAACATCACCAGCCTGCTTACGTTCATTGCCCTGGGCTCTGTCAGCTACACCCATGGGCTAATTCTGGGGATTCCGATGGTGATCGGAGCCATTGTCGGCTCCCGGATGGCCATCCGCAATGGAGCTGCGTATATTCGGCCGTTATTCATTACAGTGACTGTGATATTGATTGGCAAGCAGATATGGGATACGATGCACTAA
- a CDS encoding GNAT family N-acetyltransferase encodes MNELNKLLELQPENFAAVYDFYAGTKHHLPALSVLLENYPGRVFADHTEAPTLAVVWATGRWMYAAGDISAEINRLKLMGFLQTVVVPDCLQRQEKGFEIYTEDSDSWTELLTLEIAGLSVDRHMESVYEFNSERFVQLKNRRAAIPLEGELSVACEEFPVLALPEHNRSARDDRFVGLTTTGAVVKVRDKVVSICKNNGFSVNNRYFIDVDTYAESERGKGYATLAAVSLISHYLVQEMLPLWETTHENVASHKLALRLGFEPVESYPVFAFVMEG; translated from the coding sequence ATGAATGAGCTGAATAAGCTTTTGGAGCTGCAACCTGAGAATTTTGCCGCAGTTTATGATTTTTATGCCGGTACGAAGCATCACCTTCCTGCCTTATCCGTCCTGCTTGAGAATTATCCCGGGCGGGTATTTGCTGATCATACGGAAGCGCCGACACTGGCTGTGGTATGGGCTACGGGGAGATGGATGTATGCTGCCGGAGATATCAGTGCTGAGATTAACCGGCTGAAGCTGATGGGCTTTTTGCAGACGGTAGTTGTGCCTGATTGCCTGCAAAGACAGGAGAAAGGGTTCGAGATCTATACGGAAGATAGTGATTCATGGACGGAACTATTGACGCTTGAGATTGCCGGACTGAGCGTAGACAGACATATGGAGTCGGTCTATGAGTTCAATAGCGAACGATTTGTTCAGCTGAAAAACAGGCGTGCTGCTATCCCCTTGGAGGGAGAGCTATCTGTCGCCTGCGAGGAATTTCCCGTGCTCGCCCTACCGGAGCATAACAGGTCTGCAAGAGATGACAGGTTCGTTGGGCTGACAACCACTGGTGCTGTAGTGAAGGTTAGGGATAAGGTAGTCTCCATTTGTAAAAATAACGGCTTCAGCGTGAATAACAGGTACTTCATTGATGTAGATACTTATGCAGAATCGGAGCGCGGGAAGGGCTATGCTACGCTCGCCGCTGTATCATTAATTAGTCACTATCTCGTTCAGGAAATGCTTCCCTTATGGGAAACAACTCATGAAAATGTGGCTTCACATAAGCTCGCGCTGAGGCTTGGCTTCGAGCCGGTGGAGAGTTATCCGGTATTTGCTTTTGTCATGGAAGGATAA
- a CDS encoding ABC transporter ATP-binding protein, producing MAAVLEVSNLCKTYIVNKGQNNVLRNINFTLHAGEFVSVMGPSGSGKSTLLYTVSGMDRLTAGEVVFDGQSLSRLSEKGMAELRLHRMGFIFQQMHMLGNLSIYDNIILSGYQSLSGKDNGRSRSEVNEYADELMRKLNIIETAGHDITEVSGGQLQRACICRALINKPAMLFADEPTGALNSKAAQEVMSELCRINREGTTLMMVTHDVKVAAQSDKVLYMVDGNIQGEHVLGRFLPEQGLREREHSLTGWLMEMGW from the coding sequence ATGGCAGCAGTACTCGAAGTAAGCAATCTATGCAAAACCTATATCGTCAATAAAGGACAGAACAATGTCCTGCGGAATATTAATTTCACGCTTCATGCCGGGGAGTTCGTATCTGTCATGGGGCCGTCCGGTTCGGGCAAGTCCACGCTGCTCTATACCGTCAGCGGGATGGACCGCCTTACAGCGGGAGAGGTGGTCTTCGACGGGCAGAGCCTCTCCCGGCTCTCCGAGAAAGGCATGGCCGAACTGCGTCTGCACCGCATGGGATTCATCTTCCAGCAGATGCATATGCTAGGCAATCTCTCGATTTATGATAATATTATTCTATCAGGCTATCAATCGCTGAGCGGTAAGGACAACGGACGCAGCCGCAGCGAGGTGAATGAATATGCCGATGAGCTGATGCGGAAGCTGAACATCATTGAGACGGCAGGCCATGACATTACGGAGGTGTCCGGCGGTCAGCTGCAGCGGGCCTGCATCTGCCGGGCGCTCATTAACAAGCCGGCGATGCTGTTCGCCGATGAGCCGACAGGTGCGCTTAACTCCAAAGCCGCACAGGAAGTGATGTCCGAGCTGTGCCGGATCAACCGTGAAGGGACCACACTAATGATGGTTACTCATGATGTGAAGGTAGCCGCACAGAGTGATAAGGTACTCTATATGGTGGACGGCAATATTCAGGGGGAGCATGTGCTGGGCAGATTTTTGCCGGAGCAGGGTCTCAGGGAACGTGAACACAGCCTGACGGGCTGGCTGATGGAGATGGGCTGGTAG
- a CDS encoding response regulator transcription factor: MADILIIEDNAELAEVMKDFLEVEGYSVCNTASAEEGLAYLEANAVKLLLLDIMLPGLDGFTVCRLAREKFNLPILIMSARHGDENKIIGLELGADDYLEKPFSVPLLTAKVKAHLRRSYDMNENKLLLTDGELTVNQTSRVVYRSGQPLGMTAKEYELLVLLMGNKGKALRKEWLFQQVWGADSFSEPSTLTVHVNKLRDKIEPNPKEPRRIVTVWGVGYKYEGI, encoded by the coding sequence GTGGCGGACATTCTGATCATTGAGGATAATGCGGAGCTGGCGGAGGTGATGAAGGATTTTCTGGAGGTGGAGGGATATTCCGTGTGTAATACGGCTTCCGCTGAAGAGGGATTGGCTTATTTGGAGGCGAATGCCGTCAAGCTGCTGCTGCTCGATATTATGCTGCCCGGGCTTGACGGCTTCACAGTGTGCAGACTCGCCAGGGAGAAGTTCAATCTGCCGATTCTGATCATGAGCGCACGCCACGGGGACGAGAATAAGATTATCGGTCTGGAGCTGGGGGCGGACGACTACCTGGAGAAGCCCTTCTCGGTGCCTCTGCTGACGGCCAAGGTCAAGGCGCATCTGCGGCGGAGTTATGATATGAACGAGAACAAGCTGCTGCTTACCGATGGCGAACTTACCGTGAATCAGACCTCCAGGGTGGTATATCGAAGCGGCCAGCCGCTCGGGATGACAGCCAAAGAATACGAGCTGCTGGTGCTGCTGATGGGCAACAAGGGCAAGGCGCTGCGCAAAGAGTGGCTGTTCCAGCAGGTATGGGGAGCAGACAGCTTCAGTGAGCCGTCCACGCTGACCGTACATGTGAATAAGCTGCGGGACAAAATCGAGCCTAACCCCAAAGAGCCGAGGCGTATCGTTACCGTCTGGGGGGTCGGATATAAATATGAGGGCATTTAA
- a CDS encoding GNAT family N-acetyltransferase, with the protein MEIKLIHKEEVWKLRHEVMWPEREPDYIKLADDDQGKHYGLYVEDRLVSVLSLFVNGTEAQFRKFATLELEQGQGYGSKLLKTVLAEAEQAGVRRIFCNARTYKAGFYKKFGMQRTDEVFSKGGKDYVVMEKFFGPATDAKGELKG; encoded by the coding sequence ATGGAGATCAAACTTATACATAAGGAAGAAGTCTGGAAGCTTAGGCATGAAGTAATGTGGCCCGAGCGGGAGCCGGATTATATTAAGCTGGCAGATGACGATCAGGGCAAGCATTACGGGCTGTATGTGGAGGATCGGCTGGTCTCGGTGTTATCTCTGTTCGTCAACGGCACAGAAGCACAGTTCCGCAAGTTCGCCACCCTGGAGCTGGAGCAGGGCCAGGGCTACGGAAGCAAGCTGCTGAAGACGGTCCTTGCGGAAGCGGAGCAGGCGGGGGTGCGGCGGATTTTCTGTAATGCCAGAACCTACAAGGCTGGCTTCTATAAGAAATTCGGCATGCAGAGGACGGATGAAGTGTTCAGCAAAGGCGGCAAGGATTATGTGGTCATGGAGAAGTTCTTCGGACCTGCAACGGATGCGAAGGGGGAGCTTAAGGGATGA
- a CDS encoding NUDIX domain-containing protein — MREVREECGAVIAPADLTMIGTMHLHTSGDERIDFFFRAEQWTGQISNMEPDKCDVLRWFPVDDIPDNVIPFVLEAWKKFRDGVWFASYGWK, encoded by the coding sequence ATCCGTGAGGTCCGGGAAGAATGCGGCGCTGTTATTGCTCCCGCAGATCTTACCATGATTGGTACGATGCATCTGCATACCTCCGGGGACGAACGGATCGATTTCTTCTTCAGGGCGGAGCAATGGACCGGGCAGATTAGCAACATGGAGCCGGACAAATGTGATGTTCTGCGCTGGTTCCCGGTTGATGATATTCCGGATAATGTAATTCCTTTTGTTCTGGAAGCCTGGAAGAAGTTCAGGGACGGCGTCTGGTTCGCTTCTTATGGCTGGAAATAA